The Oreochromis niloticus isolate F11D_XX linkage group LG18, O_niloticus_UMD_NMBU, whole genome shotgun sequence DNA window GTGCAGATATGAAGTAGCAACTGTTCACACTGAACCACGCGTCTACTGTGAGATAAATCCTGACAGGAGAAATTTGTTGGACGTTTGCAGCACTCTGCAGGTACACAGTAAGACCTCTTCAGTGATTGATACTTTCCTTTAATAAATTCACCCACAATGGGTCCTTGTCTCAATCTGTATTGTCTATAAAGTCCAATTTAACACAAGTAAAGGATTTGCATGTTTTTCAAGtagagtttcattttaatttcattccCAAGGTTTGACGGTACTTGTCTTTTTATTTAACTCTGAAATGAGTCATACATAATTTTCtgataattacacaaaatgtgtgGAGGACATTTCAAAGTGTATTCTTCATTAGCATCCTTAGCATATAATGTGAAGTACCTCATACTACACATCGTCAGTCTTGTATTGCTGTTTGAGGagcaaaagcaaagaaaaacctCAATTCAAAATGTTCATCCTTCAATTTTATTGagggactgaaaaaaaaaaaaaaaaaaaccatcctCTTAGCATGTTGATCAATCCAAGACATGTGTACAACAACCTGTTGCCTTAATCCGCACACCTTAATGTTCATCATCAACCAAAGCACAGACCACATCTCCGTGTCGAGGCATTCCCCGTCGCCAGGAATTGGGGCCGAGGAAGTTTTCCTGCAGTGTTCCTCTAAGGCTCAATGCATGGTGATATCAGCACTTGATGAACTGGTGCGTGACCTCATATATTCCCACAGACTCACTAATTTTCTCATCGTAGTCGGTCCAGtcctgaaatgtttttgtttttaaaaacatgagcaaGAGAAAGAACTGTAGGGATTATTTGCAGATAAAGTGCAGTGTTTTTCACGAGTTCAGTGAAGATAAATGAAAGAGCGCGCTACCACAGGAAATCAATCACATATCAGTGAATCAGTGAATTGTATCCTGCTGTGctaaacaaacagctgaaagtCTGCTAAAGGTCAACTTTACTTTCTCACAGTGAGCGATTCGTTTCTCCTGCGCTTACTTTTTCTAGCAGGTTGATTTCGGGAAACGGTGTTCCAGACTCTGCTCCTTCTGCAGCGAAGCCAGCCTGGAGGAGGGGATTACAACAAGTCAAAGTCACGCCATTATCACAGTGTTACCTAGAACACACTACCAGATAGCATAGAAAGCAACAGCTTCATTACATAacataaaagacagagagaaagaggttCTTGCAGGGTTGAACCCTGACACACTGTCACAGCAAACAGCACTGGTGTGCAGGACATGTGCTCTACAAAGCAAGCCCAGATTTGGCCGATTACCCTCTCCAAACGTTTGTGACATCCTTTTACCTGAATCTCACCAAAATGGGTCAGAGTTATGGCATACTTATTTAGAATAGACGGCTAGCTTGGTAAATTGTAATAAATCATACCCTGTGAAGAAATAAGCCTCACAAATGTCTGACTGTCCTTGTTCTCCTTTGCTGGATAAACAATAAATCTCCCACATGAGATGGCCTGACAACCAGGAATTTTTTTTAAGCCTCTGTTCACAGCTGGCGCAGCAGTAGTAGTTACTTATTAACCCAAAAACTCCTATTTTAAAGTTTGGGCTAAAAATATTGTAacctcaattttttttattacattgttGTAATAAACGGGCAAAAAGGTGATCCatcaaaaaccttttttcatACAGGATAAAAATGAACCGACATCAACTAACATCTGGATAACAGTTCTGGTGGAGAGTggatctggcttcatggatgaTGACACAATCTGGGTTTTATCCCCTCCAGTTCATATGGACAGTTGTGGAAATACGACAACAAAGATTCTCACTTGTGGCTGGAAATCAACGGGCTCCAGACCTCGACACTCGAACTGCACCATCGTCTTGAAGGTTTCGCTGTTCTCGGCCTTCAACCCAGCAGACACGACGCAACATTAGAGAAAGAGAAACTGAAATACAAACCTGAGAACTGACCGTGGACGTTTGCTTACATTGTAAGGTGTGATTGTGTCTCCCAGAATATCTGTAAGGAAAAAGATGACATTTCGTAAGCTTTTAACTCTGCAAATTAAGACAAGATGAGCCAGATGTCATGTCACGGCCTACCGATGGAATTTTCCCTGGAACAGAGTTTACACTTCTGCACCATGCTGGCGCTCCCTCGTCCTCCCTTGAGTGGCACACTCTCCTGTGAAGGCAAACACAAAGCACAGGTGGTATATTATATACGTGCAATTCTCTAATAATAACAatactaataatactaataatactaataataataatgttaaacTGAATAGAAAAATCGCCCTTTCTTCCTTACCACCAGAGTTACATACTGCCATTTATCTGGAATTTCTCCACAGTTTCCACACTTGAGCTAAATTTAaggcaaaacaaacaacaaacacataaatgatcttttaaaaataatgtttacATGTTTCATTATTTAGTGAGTATGTGTCAGCATTGAACATGGTTAAATTAAGGAAATGATCAAAGATTAGCAGAGAGGAAAAGTGGATGATATTTTATTATGGATGAAAACAGTTTAGCATATTAGCTTCTCTTACCTTCAGGAACCAGCGGAAATCGTCCCCCAATGGTCTAACATTCGTGACGTTCTCCAGGGTGGCTTTAAACTGCAGTCCAAATTTCTGCCATGCACAGGACAGAATAGGTGGTTAAAACTAACATAATAAGAGCAGAAATTACCCCAGAGACACGCAGCACCAGTACGTACCACCATCTTGACGCTTCCCCGCTGACAACTTCCTGAGGCATTCAGGACACCTCGTAAATTCTAACTTCCAAACCATTGACAGCTATTTTATAGTTTGCCTTTTTTCAGTTCATATCAAAACAAACAGGAATGAATGCACCATGCTTGCAGGTGACtaataaactaaaaataaataatctttTACTACGTATATGCTCATTTTGTTGTCTAAAATGAGGCATTTCAGCTGTTGTTTCTACTAAAATTTTGCATTAAGCTCAATTACAAAATCTTTCGGTTCTGATGGCCGTCAGAATTTCTTCAGAACTATATCAAAAACAGTATCGAAGTACATTTTAAATCACCAGTGCTAAAGCAGGACGGACTTGCGCCATCTACCGGATGTACCAAAGACAATATGAACCCTCAGTTTCTCTGTGAAATGCATTTAAATTGTTAAAATAATCACAAAGCTACATAAACCGCATCAGTTTATTAACCGTTCAAATATAAATCACCAAACAAATCGTTATCAATTCATCATACAGTACAAATCTTATGGTACAAATTATTTAAgcacaacattaaaaaatggatccagctgtttgttttttgtttctttattgtaACCTTTTCATAGTGGAAACTGCAAGTGTGAATACTTACTAGACATTTTAACCTGAGGCATCTTCACAGAGGCATTGTGGTGGATCTTGGTGGTTAATGGCCACACACCTGGGATAAGTGGTATTGCTGTACCTGGCATTTCAAATCCATTGGTATCAACCTGAGTACATACATGCCAGCTCGAACTCGACACAACTCATTTGTCCATGTGAACGTGAGCAAATTCTAGAAGAGGGAGGAGTATAGAAAAGCATTTCACAGATTTGAACACTTTGCTCACAAACCAAAGTCTGTGCCATTTAAGATGCTAGGATCTGTATGAGCTTCAGTCATTACACGTGAGCCATTTAGACAGGACACCTAACCCCATAATTAACAGTTGCACTAGACATAGTTATCAGAGCACTCAGTTGAACCCTCTGGCATTTGGCTTCATTGATTTGCTAGTCGTGTTATTCTGCACGTAGCAACTGGtactggaaaataaaaaaaatgtgtttcttctGTTACAGGCATACAAAAGGTGGACACTACAATACACTTAACACAAATGAGAAAAATTAGGAACTGAATGAAAATTGTTGGAGACACTCCCAAGATTGTCAGTGCAAATCCAGCCAGAGTGCACCTGATTCATCACTTGTCTAACTCGTGTTCCTTTCAGAACCCTAAACATGTCATCAGATTCCCCCCAAGGGGTTCAAGTTTTATCAGacataagaggaaaaaaaaaaagaaaaaaaaaaaaaaaaaaaaaaaaaggggattccccaattttattcatttacagCATGAACTTTAACGGAGCAGCAGGGGATAcataaaaagaaggaaagggaaaaaaaagaaaaaagaggcagGGGTGAAATGCATGGGATCAATATTTAACAAATGGTCTCATCGCAACAAGAGCTCATCTTTACCCtcatgacaaaataaaaatcaaatccTTACAGTTACAATGAAATAACCAATAACATAAGAGTAGTCATGATAATAAAAGGCATTTCAATTCTCTTtgcatttcttcttcatctcTTAAATACAGTGATGCCCACGGGCATTATTTACAACACCCCACACCCCTCTCCCTTCTGCGAAGAGAGGTGTGACGGGGTCAGTGAGGCCGGCTGCTTGACTCGGAGGTCCGCCGCTGCCGCGGAGTGCTGTGGCCGTTCGTGCAGCCATTGTGACGTTTGCTTGGTCCGCCGTTCAGAATGTCTTGGATGTGCTGTACTATCAAGTTGATGGCCACTGAAGGAGGAAATGGAAAGTTTGTTAAAGACCTCGAGATGCTGTGTGGCAGAGGTGTGTTATTTGTATCTCACTGGAGCGAGTGATGAGCAGGAGTAAGAGCgaacatgtgtttgttttgcctCGCATGGGCAAACTCAAGCACAATCCAAAGGACAAGTTAAACTTGTTAGTTATTTGTAGATTAAGATGTCACAATAACAATCACTGAGGCCTTACCAAGATTATCTGCTCCTCGTGGAATAATGACATCTGCATACTTCTTCGTCTAGTAGAAATAAGAAATATTCTTATGATTAAAGCGCCCAATACAGCAGCtcaaaaatattataatatggAACAATTATTTATTCTAAACAAGTACAAATACACAGCGCTCTCTATTGGGCAAATATTAGAGTGGCAATAATATTTCTtgttaacaaaaaataattgcCTGTATCAGTGTTAAAACTAGAATGGTGTCAGTCCTGGTTTAGTGTCTCAACAAGACAAGACAGGAGCACTCACAGGTAAACAGAACTCCTCAAAGGCCGGCTTCACAAAAGTGATGTACTGACTGAGCACTTGCTCCAGGTCTCTGCCACGTTCACTGATGTCTCTCAGAActgaaacagagacacaaagcaCATGAGACATGTTATACAtttagacatgaaaaacaaaagtataccaatgtaaaaaagaaacaagaaacagaaacacacacatactatGTTATGATAACAGACAGTCCACATGTACTTTTGAAAACCAAAAGTACTTTAACAGTGCACTTAAGTGACAATCGTTACACCAGTTGTGAGTAGCAACCCAAATCACGCTATACACCTCGACGCGACAGCCGTGTGTCGGGATCTGTGTCAACAAACAGCTTCATCTGGAACAGATCTCTGATTTCCTGCGAGTAGAACATGAGGATGCCCTCAAACAGGACCACATCAGCCGGATACACCATAACAAACTCGTCTTTCCTGGAACACACAGAAAGGTGCCTCTTCTCTGTGAGCGACTGCATTTACACGCGTGTCAAAACAAATTTAAGCATATTACACAATCGAGTTACACATCAAATGCTTTATTTGTTTAACTGCATAAAGCCTCTGTTGTGCTTCTATGATCACATGATGGCCAAATTAAACAGCATGGTAAACAAAGAGGCGCTCACCTGGAATGAGTGACAAAGTCATAAACTGGGATCTGGACAGCTTTCCCCTGAAGGATCTGTCTCAGTGTTTGCATGATCAGCTCGCTGTCAAAGGCATCTGAGGTCAAGAGAAGGAAAACCGAAAAATGCTCAGTTACAATTGGTCACACTTTTAACCTCCATCATTACAGCTCAATGTGCACCCACAGACACGTGGCACCACTCCCCGCACGTTTGGTAACCCAGGAATCGCTTTGGTATAACATGTGTTGTGTTCAGTCTGAGCCTGGCAGCAGCTGCCTGAGGACGGCTTGCTGATGGTGCAGATTTAAAATCAGCCCAGAAAGGAAGCAAGACCCAGAGGGTGAAAAGCCTGACTCCAAAAGTGGAGCCCTACTTTtgccaaaaatattttaagactCAACATGATAAAGCCGCATAATCACTTTTGAAAAGTTCAATGTATTGCTGCCAATGTTCGGTgtcatttaacattttttatcCTCCAGTTGTTTAACTGTAATCCACTTTGGACTGCATGTGCACATGAAAGATGCCATTTAGTTAATACAATAAGCCAGGTAAAATTACCTAGCCACTAAAACCTGTAACATGTAGCTAAGATTTAACGTGCATCATACCTGGATGATCAAAGTTAAACTGGCCCTTGAGTGCCTTGGCTTTCTGCTCCGGAGTCAGCAccttgtaaaagctgtcctggCTGAGGATCGCCACCTGCCGCTGATGGTGGTCAATCTTATTCTGTCCCAGCAGCTCCATGATCTTCTCACACACAGACGACTGTGGAAATGATCAAGAACATGACTGTCAGGAGAGTGCACCAATATGACTGCTGAAAACCAGTATCGGCCAAACATCAGCATGGGGCAAGAATTTTACACCTGCTACATCCCATGTGGGCTAAATATCAACCCACATAGATTAAGATTTTAGATTTAAACCTATAAATAACCTGGGTGAGTAACCTTCCTGCATCACGTTTGCAAACTGCTAT harbors:
- the czib gene encoding CXXC motif containing zinc binding protein, whose amino-acid sequence is MVKFGLQFKATLENVTNVRPLGDDFRWFLKLKCGNCGEIPDKWQYVTLVESVPLKGGRGSASMVQKCKLCSRENSIDILGDTITPYNAENSETFKTMVQFECRGLEPVDFQPQAGFAAEGAESGTPFPEINLLEKDWTDYDEKISESVGIYEVTHQFIKC
- the uck2b gene encoding uridine-cytidine kinase 2-B; this encodes MAGDSETHLGDRGENTQVVRQPFLIGVSGGTASGKSSVCEKIMELLGQNKIDHHQRQVAILSQDSFYKVLTPEQKAKALKGQFNFDHPDAFDSELIMQTLRQILQGKAVQIPVYDFVTHSRKDEFVMVYPADVVLFEGILMFYSQEIRDLFQMKLFVDTDPDTRLSRRVLRDISERGRDLEQVLSQYITFVKPAFEEFCLPTKKYADVIIPRGADNLVAINLIVQHIQDILNGGPSKRHNGCTNGHSTPRQRRTSESSSRPH